Proteins from a genomic interval of Lactococcus protaetiae:
- a CDS encoding DUF4041 domain-containing protein produces MGLFSKKPKDEQLILRLEKLNQQIDSKKQELGELAKNIKLMDKQISLTEQIENKKAELDSINKQISLSNDELSMQELGFFKRQYKFSDSTKYKDALNDIRLNEKNLVKAGRAGIVTSPMTLDNSLSKGKAMQNALIRAAIRGFNGEADALLTKISASNVSQKISALIKSFEQLNKMYSRNLIRISSEYLELKKQELQLAAEFELKKQEEKDILREQKEREREDKKLQAEIKRQQAKYDKDITQFTNAIEIAENRLNNASESEIKELKKQIAEYKRKIASLNEDKEELDTKFSNAKAGYVYVISNVGSFGEGIVKIGVTRRLTPTDRVDELGSASVPFKFSINAIIFNDDAFDLETRLHQYFDKFRVNKFNNRKEYFKVDLNKIKEYLSNDSSLNVEWNETPENFEYEQTLLIENK; encoded by the coding sequence ATGGGATTATTTAGTAAAAAGCCCAAGGATGAACAACTCATTTTAAGGCTTGAAAAACTTAATCAGCAAATTGATAGTAAAAAGCAAGAATTAGGTGAATTAGCGAAAAATATTAAGCTAATGGATAAACAAATTAGTTTAACTGAACAAATAGAAAATAAAAAAGCTGAGTTAGACAGTATAAATAAACAAATTTCTCTATCTAACGATGAGTTATCTATGCAGGAATTAGGATTTTTTAAACGTCAATATAAATTTAGCGATTCTACAAAATACAAAGATGCCTTAAATGACATACGTTTAAATGAGAAAAATCTTGTAAAGGCTGGTAGAGCTGGAATTGTTACAAGTCCTATGACACTTGATAATAGTCTTTCTAAAGGAAAAGCCATGCAGAATGCTCTCATTAGAGCAGCAATCAGGGGTTTCAACGGTGAAGCCGATGCTCTACTTACAAAAATTTCAGCTTCTAATGTTTCTCAAAAAATCTCCGCCCTCATTAAATCGTTTGAACAACTGAATAAGATGTATTCTAGAAATCTAATTAGAATTAGTTCAGAATATCTTGAATTGAAAAAACAAGAGTTACAGCTTGCTGCCGAATTTGAATTAAAAAAGCAAGAAGAAAAAGATATCTTGCGTGAGCAAAAAGAACGTGAACGAGAAGACAAAAAACTTCAAGCAGAAATTAAGAGACAACAAGCTAAGTATGATAAAGATATTACTCAATTTACAAATGCTATTGAAATAGCAGAAAATAGATTGAACAATGCTTCAGAATCAGAAATCAAAGAATTAAAAAAACAAATTGCTGAATATAAAAGAAAAATTGCATCTCTCAATGAGGATAAAGAAGAACTTGATACTAAGTTTTCTAATGCAAAAGCTGGCTATGTTTATGTCATCAGTAATGTTGGTTCTTTTGGAGAGGGAATTGTAAAAATAGGCGTTACTCGCCGATTAACACCTACTGACAGAGTAGATGAACTCGGTTCTGCTAGTGTTCCGTTTAAATTTTCTATTAATGCAATTATTTTTAATGATGATGCATTTGATTTAGAAACACGACTACATCAATACTTTGATAAATTCAGAGTTAATAAATTTAACAATCGTAAAGAATATTTTAAAGTCGATTTGAATAAAATCAAAGAATATTTAAGCAACGATAGTTCTCTTAATGTAGAATGGAACGAAACCCCTGAAAACTTTGAATACGAACAAACTTTACTAATTGAGAATAAATAA
- a CDS encoding tyrosine-type recombinase/integrase, protein MWIENLPNGKYKYIERYNDPYTDKSKKASITLNKNTPQAKKQALALLQEKIDKLTNQDEITSKITLVELYDEWFSRYQKTVKQRSAIATRKVIKKVFKNIPPDMLVRKADRQLFLKFLDEIYTFGNLSYSYTTQIKNTLGNMFSYAVERKYLSKNPITPIKIKRKKDEEENYKQKMDEKYLEKEEIYQIISYLQERNQTRLHARIIEFLWLTGLRYGELQALQWKDYDGKSIDVNGTLGVYNKAENKTKKISPKTIASNRIVDLPQRAIDILEETRVLNKISFNKISSTDYLFLSNRGMPLSISAFNRVLKNIEKDCHIDKTLSSHIFRHSHVSLLAELNLPLKSIMERVGHSNANTTLKIYNHVTKKTRDEVMEALNNIK, encoded by the coding sequence ATGTGGATAGAAAATTTACCAAATGGAAAATACAAATATATAGAGCGTTACAATGACCCTTACACCGATAAAAGTAAAAAGGCATCAATAACTTTAAATAAAAACACACCACAAGCTAAAAAACAAGCGTTAGCACTTCTTCAAGAAAAGATTGATAAACTTACCAACCAAGATGAAATAACCTCTAAAATAACGTTAGTTGAGTTGTATGATGAATGGTTTAGCCGCTATCAAAAAACAGTAAAGCAGAGAAGTGCAATTGCAACCAGAAAAGTAATAAAAAAAGTATTTAAAAATATTCCGCCAGATATGTTAGTTAGAAAGGCTGACAGACAATTATTTCTAAAGTTTTTAGATGAAATATATACTTTTGGGAACTTGTCTTATTCATACACAACTCAAATAAAAAATACTCTTGGTAATATGTTCAGCTATGCTGTAGAACGAAAATATCTAAGTAAAAATCCTATTACTCCTATAAAAATAAAGCGTAAAAAGGATGAAGAAGAAAATTACAAGCAAAAAATGGATGAAAAATATCTGGAAAAAGAAGAAATTTATCAAATTATTTCCTACCTTCAAGAGCGTAATCAAACAAGACTTCATGCCAGAATAATAGAGTTTTTGTGGTTGACTGGTCTAAGATATGGAGAACTTCAAGCTTTGCAATGGAAAGATTATGATGGAAAAAGTATAGATGTGAACGGTACTTTAGGAGTTTACAATAAAGCAGAAAATAAAACTAAAAAAATAAGTCCAAAAACAATCGCAAGCAATAGAATTGTAGACTTACCTCAGAGAGCAATTGATATCTTAGAAGAAACGCGAGTTTTAAATAAAATATCATTCAATAAAATATCTTCTACTGATTACCTTTTTCTTTCAAATCGGGGAATGCCTCTCAGCATCTCTGCATTCAATCGTGTATTAAAAAATATAGAAAAAGATTGTCATATTGATAAAACACTATCCAGTCATATTTTCAGACATTCTCACGTCTCTTTACTTGCAGAGTTAAATCTACCTCTTAAATCTATTATGGAGCGCGTAGGACATTCAAATGCAAATACAACGCTAAAAATATATAATCACGTAACTAAAAAAACGAGGGATGAGGTTATGGAAGCTCTGAATAACATAAAATAA
- a CDS encoding TIGR02206 family membrane protein, which translates to MNSFFVSNANAKGPGFGLFSLTHLITLCVLGVISFFICHYYFRASLINRNKLRIILASSILLLEVSKDIALSLTGQFTFGDLPFQLCGIGIFIVAYDAFRSSKISRELMYSLTLPGAIAALLTPDWVTNHFINIFVWQSFIIHTLLVSYVLMRMIAKEFQPQWRQLWRVIVFLLIMTPLVAILNQQWHQNFFYIETPVAGSPLEPIALIFGSFYIWGMVLLVAMIWLLMYLPWIIHGRKKINK; encoded by the coding sequence ATGAATTCATTTTTTGTCTCAAATGCAAATGCAAAAGGCCCAGGATTTGGTCTGTTTAGTCTTACTCATCTAATCACACTTTGTGTTCTAGGAGTGATAAGTTTTTTTATTTGCCATTATTATTTTAGAGCTAGTTTGATAAATCGCAATAAATTGCGGATTATCTTGGCAAGTAGTATTCTACTGCTAGAAGTTTCTAAAGATATTGCCCTTTCACTCACAGGACAGTTTACTTTTGGAGATTTACCGTTTCAATTATGTGGCATTGGTATCTTTATTGTCGCTTATGATGCATTTCGTAGCAGTAAAATAAGTCGTGAATTAATGTATAGTCTGACTTTACCTGGCGCGATTGCAGCATTACTTACACCAGATTGGGTAACAAATCATTTCATAAATATTTTTGTTTGGCAGAGTTTTATCATACATACGTTACTCGTTAGCTATGTATTGATGCGGATGATTGCCAAAGAGTTTCAACCTCAATGGCGTCAACTTTGGCGTGTTATCGTATTTCTACTCATTATGACTCCACTTGTGGCCATACTTAATCAACAATGGCATCAAAATTTTTTCTACATTGAAACGCCAGTAGCAGGAAGTCCATTAGAACCAATCGCTCTCATCTTTGGATCTTTTTATATTTGGGGAATGGTGCTTTTAGTTGCTATGATTTGGTTGCTAATGTACCTTCCATGGATTATTCATGGACGAAAAAAAATTAATAAATGA
- a CDS encoding HAD family hydrolase, with product MDYKNYIWDLGGTLLDNYESSSHAFAATLWQLAERVILHTEAYDALKISTAFAVEKFASDIPGFLEAYKKLEAEVLEKPILFDGAVDVLALLAASGQQNFMISHRNNQVLSILKAAKIEQYFTEVVTSDNGFKRKPAPDSINYLIKKYQLNPLETVMIGDRALDIEAGCAAGIATIFFDAKLTSDKATHHIQSLREIIQD from the coding sequence ATGGACTATAAAAATTATATCTGGGATTTAGGCGGAACTTTGCTAGATAATTATGAAAGCTCCAGTCATGCATTTGCAGCAACACTTTGGCAACTTGCCGAACGTGTCATTTTGCACACAGAAGCTTACGACGCTTTGAAAATTTCAACAGCGTTTGCCGTTGAAAAATTTGCAAGTGATATTCCAGGCTTTTTAGAAGCTTATAAAAAGTTAGAAGCAGAGGTTTTAGAAAAACCAATTCTTTTTGACGGTGCTGTAGATGTTCTGGCGCTACTTGCAGCATCTGGTCAGCAAAATTTTATGATTTCACATCGTAATAATCAAGTTCTGTCCATCTTGAAAGCGGCAAAAATTGAACAGTATTTTACAGAAGTTGTGACCTCTGATAACGGCTTCAAGAGAAAACCAGCACCAGACTCCATTAATTATCTGATTAAAAAATATCAGCTCAACCCTTTAGAAACAGTAATGATTGGTGACAGAGCACTTGATATTGAGGCTGGGTGTGCTGCAGGAATTGCTACTATTTTTTTTGATGCCAAGTTAACCTCAGATAAAGCGACACATCATATTCAATCTCTGCGCGAGATTATTCAGGACTAA
- a CDS encoding DMT family transporter produces MNVQKRIFKGTLFAVIAGCMWGISGIFGQLFFRDYHGNPLWITSTRLTVAGIILLGMSMLRSRKRIFDVWKSKKNMPILFLYVFGGVFSVQYFYYVAIQLSNSATATILQYVAPVFIMLYLLIFRRQIPKFKSVIFVILAMLGVFLLITNGNVGRLSISPMALLAGLLAAVAVVIYSIVPRPLLDKYGALNMTGWGMFLAGVGSNIFYPVWRIDFHVDALAIFYILTISIVGTAVAFLLLLRAYQLISPLVVSVATATEPLTSVFVSIPLFGLKLTPLSIVAIIIVIISVILLSKSEQT; encoded by the coding sequence ATGAATGTTCAAAAACGTATTTTTAAAGGAACTCTATTTGCAGTGATTGCGGGCTGTATGTGGGGAATATCAGGAATTTTTGGTCAATTATTTTTCCGAGATTATCATGGAAATCCGCTTTGGATTACATCGACTCGTTTGACAGTGGCAGGTATTATTTTGCTTGGGATGTCAATGCTGAGGAGTCGTAAACGGATTTTTGATGTCTGGAAATCAAAGAAAAATATGCCAATTTTATTTTTATATGTTTTTGGTGGTGTTTTTTCGGTACAATATTTTTATTATGTAGCGATACAACTTTCTAATAGTGCAACGGCAACGATTTTACAATATGTAGCACCTGTTTTTATTATGCTCTATTTACTTATCTTTCGTCGTCAAATTCCAAAGTTTAAATCAGTTATCTTTGTCATCTTAGCAATGTTAGGTGTTTTTTTGTTGATTACAAATGGGAATGTTGGGCGTTTATCTATCAGTCCAATGGCACTTTTAGCGGGTTTGTTGGCAGCCGTTGCAGTTGTGATTTATTCAATCGTACCCAGACCATTACTGGACAAATATGGTGCATTAAATATGACGGGCTGGGGAATGTTTTTGGCAGGTGTTGGAAGTAATATTTTTTATCCTGTTTGGCGTATTGATTTTCACGTTGATGCACTTGCTATTTTCTATATTTTGACGATTTCTATAGTGGGGACAGCAGTGGCTTTTCTTTTGCTCTTACGAGCTTATCAGTTGATTTCACCATTAGTTGTTTCGGTTGCAACGGCAACAGAACCCTTAACCTCAGTTTTTGTCAGCATTCCGCTATTTGGTTTAAAGTTGACACCCTTGTCAATTGTAGCGATTATTATTGTCATCATTTCGGTTATTTTATTGTCAAAATCAGAACAAACATAA
- the abc-f gene encoding ribosomal protection-like ABC-F family protein, whose amino-acid sequence MSNIELRNLTFGYGAELIFDHAQINIDDKWRLGLVGRNGRGKSTLLKLLQGEIKSDSSVSTDKTFVYFPQELTDRDELTFYALSALTEFEQWELERELTLLKVDLEVLWRPFNSLSGGEQTKCLLALLFLEQQNFALIDEPTNHLDIKSRETVANYLKKKSGFIVVSHDRDFLNQVCDHILAIERQQISLYQGTFSTYESEKKLRDEFELAEDAKLRKDISRLKQTAREKETWSRNLEATKSRKNRGFDSETKRVDKGFIGRKAANMMQKSKNLEKRMNDEIADKEKLLKNIEHIESLSMNFVPSHHKVLLRLENFSLGFDGKKLFQPLNFELNQGEIIAITGKNGAGKSSLIKYLNGTFEGETQGLLTVAHNISVAYVRQNYQNEGFLREFAVQNQLDIELFLSNLKKLGMERHVFSQKIETMSQGQQKKVELARALSQTAQLYIWDEPLNYLDVFNHEQIESLLKNVQPTLLVVEHDRAFINHVADKEIVLQKQ is encoded by the coding sequence ATGTCAAATATTGAATTAAGAAATTTAACATTCGGTTATGGTGCAGAGTTAATCTTTGATCATGCACAAATTAATATAGATGATAAGTGGCGATTGGGATTGGTCGGAAGAAATGGACGAGGCAAATCAACACTTTTGAAACTTTTACAAGGCGAAATCAAATCTGATAGCTCTGTCAGTACTGACAAAACATTTGTTTATTTTCCGCAGGAACTGACAGATAGGGATGAACTCACATTTTATGCTCTGTCAGCACTGACAGAGTTTGAACAATGGGAATTGGAGCGCGAATTGACGCTTTTGAAAGTAGATTTGGAGGTTTTATGGCGACCATTTAATTCTCTATCTGGTGGGGAGCAGACAAAGTGTTTGTTAGCATTGCTCTTTTTGGAACAACAAAATTTTGCTTTGATTGATGAGCCGACGAATCATCTGGATATAAAAAGTCGAGAAACAGTTGCAAACTATCTGAAGAAGAAGTCAGGGTTCATTGTTGTTTCGCACGACCGTGACTTTTTGAATCAAGTTTGTGACCATATTTTAGCGATTGAGCGGCAACAAATCAGCCTTTACCAAGGCACATTTTCAACCTATGAGTCTGAGAAAAAACTTCGCGATGAGTTTGAGCTGGCAGAAGATGCCAAATTACGTAAAGATATTTCGCGTTTAAAGCAAACAGCACGTGAGAAGGAGACCTGGTCAAGAAATCTTGAAGCAACAAAATCTCGGAAAAATAGAGGATTTGATAGTGAGACAAAACGGGTAGATAAAGGATTTATCGGTCGAAAAGCAGCAAATATGATGCAAAAATCGAAAAATCTCGAAAAACGGATGAACGATGAAATAGCAGATAAGGAGAAGTTGCTAAAAAATATTGAACATATTGAGTCACTTTCTATGAATTTTGTCCCATCGCATCATAAAGTGCTTCTGAGGTTGGAGAATTTTTCTCTGGGTTTTGATGGTAAAAAACTGTTTCAGCCATTAAATTTTGAGTTAAATCAGGGAGAAATTATTGCGATTACAGGCAAAAATGGTGCTGGTAAATCAAGTTTAATCAAATATTTGAATGGTACATTTGAAGGAGAAACACAAGGGCTATTGACTGTGGCTCATAATATTTCAGTGGCATATGTCAGACAGAACTATCAAAACGAAGGATTTTTGAGAGAATTCGCTGTTCAAAATCAATTGGATATTGAACTTTTTCTGTCAAATCTCAAAAAGCTTGGGATGGAGCGACATGTTTTTTCTCAAAAAATCGAAACAATGAGTCAAGGGCAGCAAAAGAAAGTCGAGTTAGCAAGAGCTTTGTCACAAACTGCGCAACTTTATATTTGGGATGAGCCGTTAAACTACCTCGACGTGTTTAACCATGAGCAAATTGAAAGTTTGCTGAAAAATGTTCAACCAACGTTACTTGTTGTTGAGCATGATCGAGCATTTATCAATCATGTTGCTGATAAAGAGATAGTGTTACAAAAGCAATGA
- a CDS encoding 2,3-butanediol dehydrogenase yields the protein MRAARFYDRGDIRVEEIEEPVVKAGQVGIDVAWCGICGTDLHEFLDGPIFCPSAEHPNPVTGEVPPVTLGHEMSGVVTSVGEGVTSVKVGDHIVVEPYIVPEGTDTSDEGHYNLSEGSNFIGLGGNGGGLAEKIAVDERWVHKIPEELPLDQAALIEPLSVGYHAVERAALKTGSTVLVVGAGPIGLLTAAVAKAQGHTVIISEPSSLRRQKAQEADVAHYFFNPIEDDVVAKVREINPAGVDAAFECTSVQPGFNACLDAIRMGGTIVVVAIWGKPASVDMAQLVIKEANLLGTIAYNNTHPKTIDLVATGKIKLEQFITGKIGLDDLIDKGFDTLIHHNETAVKILVSPTGKGL from the coding sequence ATGCGTGCAGCACGTTTCTATGACCGTGGAGATATCCGCGTAGAAGAAATTGAAGAACCAGTAGTAAAAGCTGGACAAGTTGGTATAGATGTAGCTTGGTGTGGAATTTGTGGGACAGACCTTCATGAATTCTTGGATGGACCAATCTTTTGCCCTTCAGCTGAACATCCAAATCCTGTGACAGGTGAAGTTCCGCCCGTGACGCTTGGACATGAGATGTCTGGTGTGGTAACGAGTGTCGGTGAAGGTGTTACAAGTGTTAAAGTTGGTGATCATATTGTTGTAGAACCTTATATTGTACCAGAAGGTACTGATACAAGTGATGAAGGTCACTATAACCTATCTGAAGGTTCAAACTTTATTGGACTGGGCGGTAATGGCGGTGGCCTTGCTGAAAAGATTGCTGTTGATGAACGCTGGGTTCATAAAATTCCAGAAGAACTTCCTCTTGACCAAGCTGCTCTGATTGAACCCCTTTCTGTAGGTTATCATGCCGTTGAACGTGCCGCTCTTAAAACAGGAAGTACGGTTCTTGTCGTAGGTGCTGGACCGATTGGACTCTTGACTGCTGCAGTGGCAAAGGCACAAGGTCATACCGTTATTATCAGCGAACCTAGCTCACTTCGTCGTCAAAAAGCCCAAGAAGCTGATGTGGCTCATTATTTCTTCAATCCAATTGAAGATGATGTTGTTGCCAAAGTTAGAGAAATCAATCCAGCTGGTGTTGACGCTGCATTTGAATGTACCTCTGTGCAACCTGGATTTAATGCCTGTCTTGATGCAATCCGTATGGGCGGGACAATCGTAGTTGTTGCAATTTGGGGGAAACCTGCGAGTGTTGATATGGCTCAGTTGGTCATCAAAGAAGCAAATTTGCTGGGAACGATTGCTTATAACAATACTCACCCTAAGACAATTGACCTTGTAGCAACAGGAAAAATTAAACTTGAACAATTCATCACAGGTAAGATTGGTCTTGATGATTTGATTGATAAAGGATTTGATACTTTGATTCATCACAATGAAACTGCGGTAAAAATTCTTGTTTCGCCAACAGGTAAAGGATTATAA
- a CDS encoding flavodoxin family protein produces MEWFNFMKYAVRYASRGGNTKAVAEVIADKVGVKALHAYEPITEEVDVLFVGGGVLFNSPTKELKEFLASLDGTKVKEIVAFSTAEFSGATIKKIEAAAKEKGLRLTANLYF; encoded by the coding sequence ATGGAGTGGTTTAATTTTATGAAATATGCAGTAAGATATGCATCACGTGGTGGGAATACAAAAGCTGTAGCAGAGGTTATCGCTGATAAAGTTGGAGTAAAAGCGCTTCATGCGTATGAACCTATTACTGAGGAAGTGGATGTCCTCTTTGTGGGTGGTGGTGTGTTGTTTAATTCACCTACAAAAGAATTAAAAGAATTTTTGGCGAGTTTAGATGGAACGAAAGTAAAAGAGATTGTTGCTTTCAGTACTGCAGAGTTCTCAGGGGCTACGATAAAAAAAATAGAGGCAGCTGCAAAGGAAAAGGGATTAAGGTTAACAGCGAATCTCTACTTTTGA
- a CDS encoding FtsW/RodA/SpoVE family cell cycle protein — translation MKKKKTNKFSFDSRIDYGLILPAFMLILIGLYALYVAVTHDHPGAATQMVVQQGTWIVVGIFVAVIVMHMDSRFLWNLTPFFYILGLVLMVLPIFLYNEATFINTGAKNWLAIGGRNLFQPSEFMKLSYILFLARIVVNFQNKLKVRVLKDDFRLIGRLLLATLPVAVLSVFQHDFGTFLVFVMIFAGVVLVAGVSWKIIVPAFLFVAAVAGGIVALVALPEGQKFLEKTSFAEYQVNRFIAWLHPFEYAQTFSLQQARSLISVGSGGLWGKGIGVANVNVPVRESDMIFTVIAEDFGFIGATFVILLYFILIYRMIQVTFKSNNQFYTYISTGIIMMILFHVFENIGAAIGVVPLTGIPLPFISQGGSALMSNIIGLGLVLSMKYNQLPDFADIRKQGRESLQSRKQRRQK, via the coding sequence TTGAAAAAAAAGAAAACAAATAAATTTTCATTTGATTCAAGGATTGATTATGGATTGATCCTACCTGCTTTTATGCTGATATTGATTGGGCTCTATGCATTATATGTTGCAGTGACCCATGATCATCCGGGCGCTGCGACTCAAATGGTTGTTCAACAAGGAACATGGATTGTTGTCGGGATATTTGTTGCAGTAATTGTAATGCATATGGATTCTCGATTTCTTTGGAATTTGACTCCGTTTTTTTATATTTTGGGTCTTGTGCTTATGGTTTTACCAATTTTTCTTTACAATGAGGCGACCTTTATCAATACGGGTGCTAAAAACTGGCTGGCGATTGGGGGAAGGAATCTCTTTCAGCCATCAGAATTTATGAAGCTCTCGTATATCTTGTTTTTGGCACGCATTGTGGTAAATTTTCAGAACAAACTAAAGGTGAGAGTTTTAAAAGATGATTTTCGGTTGATTGGCCGATTACTTCTTGCTACACTTCCAGTCGCGGTTTTATCTGTTTTTCAACATGACTTTGGGACTTTCCTTGTATTTGTCATGATTTTTGCTGGTGTCGTTTTAGTAGCAGGTGTATCATGGAAAATTATCGTTCCAGCTTTTCTATTTGTCGCAGCGGTAGCGGGTGGTATAGTAGCACTTGTTGCATTGCCAGAAGGGCAAAAATTCTTGGAGAAAACAAGTTTTGCTGAGTATCAGGTCAATCGTTTCATTGCGTGGCTTCATCCCTTCGAATATGCTCAAACTTTTAGCTTACAGCAAGCACGCTCGCTAATTTCTGTAGGTAGTGGTGGTCTTTGGGGAAAAGGGATTGGTGTGGCAAATGTCAATGTTCCTGTTCGTGAATCAGATATGATTTTCACTGTTATTGCTGAAGATTTTGGATTTATTGGTGCGACTTTTGTTATTTTACTCTATTTCATTTTGATTTATCGTATGATTCAAGTTACATTTAAGTCAAATAATCAGTTTTATACCTATATTTCAACAGGGATTATCATGATGATTTTGTTCCATGTTTTTGAAAATATTGGTGCGGCCATTGGTGTAGTTCCGTTGACAGGGATTCCTTTGCCATTTATTTCTCAAGGGGGTTCAGCTTTGATGTCTAATATCATTGGTCTGGGTCTTGTGTTGTCGATGAAGTATAATCAACTTCCTGATTTTGCAGATATTAGAAAGCAGGGTCGTGAAAGTTTGCAAAGTAGAAAACAACGGCGTCAAAAGTGA
- a CDS encoding S1 RNA-binding domain-containing protein — protein MTVTHPKIGDIVEVEVVGMQDYGAFVKFFTDRNSVSADSASSISVSEKIEQKGLIHISEIQSGYVKTIHDIVKIGQKLKAQIIDIDEFNGKISLSIRSLEKSPQIHHFYRKKHFTDPRDKIGFKSLEKELPKWVEENEAYLKEHKN, from the coding sequence ATATTGTTGAAGTCGAAGTAGTAGGCATGCAAGATTATGGTGCTTTTGTAAAATTTTTTACTGACAGAAATTCTGTCAGTGCTGACAGTGCTTCTAGCATTTCTGTCAGTGAGAAAATAGAGCAAAAAGGGCTGATTCATATCTCCGAAATTCAATCAGGCTATGTTAAGACAATTCATGACATTGTTAAGATTGGTCAAAAGTTAAAAGCACAAATTATAGATATTGATGAATTTAATGGAAAAATTAGCCTGTCAATTCGCAGTCTAGAAAAGAGTCCACAGATTCATCACTTCTATAGAAAAAAACATTTCACTGACCCGAGAGATAAAATCGGCTTCAAATCACTAGAAAAAGAACTTCCCAAGTGGGTTGAAGAAAACGAGGCCTATCTAAAAGAACATAAAAATTAG